Proteins from a genomic interval of Crassostrea angulata isolate pt1a10 chromosome 7, ASM2561291v2, whole genome shotgun sequence:
- the LOC128192901 gene encoding CD63 antigen-like produces MVEGGMKCVKILLLVFNLIFVIAGAGLIGAGAAVQLKFKDYFALLGGQFSSAAALLIAVGVIIFFIALFGCIGAWKENHCCVMIYAVLLVIIFILEISAGIAGYVYHGEVETEVKKMMTETQAEYTKSAGDKAKVWDTIQKEFKCCGVSNYTEWKPQFQNSTTQVVPKSCCKPASNCTGSQADINADKIYTEGCLTKFETFVKDNVFIIGGVGIGLAFVQIIGILFAFCLARALRKEYEVV; encoded by the exons ATGGTGGAAGGGGGAATGAAATGCGTGAAAATTCTACTACTTGTGTTTAATCTTATATTCGTG ATTGCTGGAGCCGGTCTCATTGGAGCTGGAGCCGCAGTCCAACTGAAATTCAAGGACTACTTTGCACTACTAGGGGGACAGTTTAGTTCGGCAGCGGCGCTGCTCATAGCTGTCGGAGTCATCATCTTCTTCATTGCCCTCTTCGGGTGCATTGGAGCATGGAAGGAGAACCACTGCTGTGTTATGATC TATGCTGTCCTGTTGGTCATCATATTCATCTTAGAAATCTCGGCGGGAATAGCGGGCTATGTGTACCATGGAGAG GTTGAGACGGAGGTTAAGAAGATGATGACGGAGACCCAGGCTGAGTACACTAAATCCGCAGGGGATAAGGCCAAAGTGTGGGACACCATCCAGAAAGAG ttCAAATGTTGTGGAGTGTCCAACTATACAGAGTGGAAGCCTCAGTTCCAAAATAGCACCACACAAGTTGTCCCCAAATCTTGCTGCAAGCCAGCCAGCAACTGTACAGGAAGTCAAGCAGATATTAACGCAGATAAGATATATACAGAG ggatgTTTAACAAAGTTTGAGACCTTTGTCAAAGACAATGTCTTCATCATTGGCGGTGTTGGAATTGGTCTGGCTTTTGTTCAG ATTATTGGAATCCTCTTTGCTTTCTGCCTGGCACGTGCTCTTAGAAAGGAGTATGAAGTAGTGTAA